One part of the Vitis riparia cultivar Riparia Gloire de Montpellier isolate 1030 chromosome 15, EGFV_Vit.rip_1.0, whole genome shotgun sequence genome encodes these proteins:
- the LOC117932027 gene encoding uncharacterized protein LOC117932027: MTLDIGNDELLCKVFPASLQGQALSWFHHIPLNFVDNFRDLSEAFVGQYLYSARHKQNISTLQNIKMQENESLREFVKRFGQAVLQVEAYSMDAVLQIFKRNICPGTPFFESLAKKPPTIMDDLFRCASKYSMLEDDVRAATQQILVASQTSRSGVERSSKLPDRPRPSGRRQEEQSRPELPPLTPLSISYEKLLPMIQDLSDFRWPGPLRADPAKRDHSKKCVYHKEHGHTTETCRSLHYLVEKLIRAGHLKQYLCSNAKVRNTSRNHNSGTSKIPAAPKAIINYIHRGPLDEEYDSK; the protein is encoded by the coding sequence ATGACTCTCGATATAGGAAACGATGAGCTGCTATGCAAAGTATTCCCCGCCAGCCTACAAGGGCAGGCTCTCTCATGGTTTCACCACATACCCCTTAACTTTGTTGATAACTTCAGGGACCTGTCGGAAGCTTTTGTTGGACAATACTTATATTCTGCTCGGCATAAACAGAACATCAGCActctgcaaaacataaaaatgcaggAGAACGAGTCTTTAAGAGAGTTCGTGAAGCGATTTGGTCAGGCCGTGTTACAAGTAGAGGCTTATAGCATGGATGCTGTCCTTCAGATCTTCAAACGAAACATTTGTCCAGGCACCCCATTCTTCGAGTCACTCGCTAAGAAGCCTCCTACGATAATGGACGACTTGTTCCGGTGCGCAAGTAAATACTCAATGCTGGAAGACGACGTGCGCGCAGCCACCCAGCAAATATTGGTTGCCAGTCAGACATCCAGAAGTGGTGTGGAAAGAAGTTCCAAACTTCCGGACCGGCCAAGGCCGTCCGGTCGAAGGCAGGAAGAACAAAGCCGCCCAGAACTGCCGCCCCTCACACCCCTTTCCATATCCTATGAGAAGCTTCTCCCTATGATCCAAGACCTGTCCGACTTCAGGTGGCCCGGACCCCTCAGAGCAGACCCAGCCAAAAGGGATCATAGTAAGAAATGTGTCTACCATAAGGAGCATGGTCACACAACGGAGACGTGTAGAAGCCTCCATTATTTGGTCGAAAAGCTCATAAGGGCGGGACATTTGAAGCAATACCTCTGCTCAAATGCCAAAGTTAGAAACACTTCCCGAAATCACAACTCAGGAACCTCCAAGATCCCAGCCGCCCCCAAAGCCATTATAAACTATATCCATAGAGGACCACTGGATGAGGAGTACGACTCCAAATGA